In one Leptospira mayottensis 200901116 genomic region, the following are encoded:
- a CDS encoding energy transducer TonB, giving the protein MVNVSEIKQKIIRFGLFRFCLIVSFTLHSLSIGIYFIATYIPDMEVSSEDLNTQDVEVDLEDIPPELIGGTSSPAPVEKQEWVEGSDKNADDPIDEDLNPNALSGNGTDKDGFLFSYNGDKTPTPIIDFDLRDFFPPQAKSAGIVTKQVVVIVQIDEQGNLQGAKVASGKAGFGFDEAALKIVKLARWSPGYVQGRPTKMSHRVPIHFNLED; this is encoded by the coding sequence ATGGTAAACGTTTCTGAAATTAAACAAAAGATCATTCGATTCGGCTTGTTCCGATTTTGTCTGATCGTGTCTTTTACTTTGCATTCACTTTCAATCGGAATTTATTTCATTGCGACCTATATTCCCGATATGGAGGTATCTTCTGAGGATTTGAATACCCAGGATGTGGAAGTGGATTTAGAAGACATTCCTCCCGAATTGATCGGTGGGACCTCTTCTCCTGCTCCCGTTGAAAAACAGGAATGGGTGGAAGGTTCCGACAAAAACGCAGATGATCCGATCGACGAAGATCTGAATCCAAACGCTCTTTCCGGCAACGGAACCGACAAAGACGGATTTTTATTTTCTTACAACGGAGATAAAACTCCAACTCCGATTATCGATTTTGACTTGAGAGATTTTTTTCCACCCCAAGCAAAATCCGCCGGGATCGTAACAAAACAAGTTGTGGTTATTGTTCAAATCGATGAACAAGGAAATCTGCAAGGAGCAAAAGTCGCTTCCGGAAAGGCAGGCTTCGGTTTTGACGAAGCAGCGCTTAAAATCGTCAAACTGGCACGCTGGAGTCCTGGGTACGTCCAAGGAAGGCCGACAAAAATGTCGCATCGGGTTCCGATTCATTTCAATCTCGAAGACTGA
- a CDS encoding ExbD/TolR family protein, which translates to MAGSAPSGDGEEIGNINITPMVDVILVLLVIFMVTANFLKKESININLPKVAAADPNVAQSIQVALTKDGKILIEGAEASIEKLQAQLERDSKIKPNMRLTLSADSSLPYGKIAETMGVIRKAGVTRIALSVKR; encoded by the coding sequence ATGGCAGGTTCTGCTCCCTCCGGCGACGGAGAAGAAATAGGCAATATTAATATCACTCCGATGGTGGACGTGATTCTAGTTCTTTTAGTGATCTTTATGGTGACCGCTAACTTCTTAAAAAAAGAATCCATCAACATCAACCTTCCCAAGGTTGCGGCGGCGGATCCGAATGTAGCTCAATCGATTCAAGTCGCTTTGACTAAAGACGGAAAAATTCTGATAGAAGGAGCGGAAGCTTCTATAGAAAAATTACAAGCTCAACTTGAAAGAGATTCTAAAATTAAACCGAATATGCGTCTGACTCTTTCAGCCGATTCTTCTCTTCCATATGGGAAAATCGCGGAAACAATGGGAGTGATTCGTAAAGCTGGAGTTACTAGAATTGCGCTTTCGGTAAAACGTTAA
- a CDS encoding C1 family peptidase — protein MRILKYSILTSILFSLALNPILAQSLIRSLGMQRESTELLSSLKGTNPYGISHRGLASNVDLSPSMPPVGNQGEQGSCVAWSTAYATKSFQEYIERKGSKDWSLRTPEGNPNYSKIFSPAFIYNQINGGRDNGSLISDAMRVIVEMGAAPWETMPYNSADYRARPSQAAIDAASKYKAKEFLRVKTTDITEVKAQLAEGKPVVAGVLVYENFFNLKGDQIYKEGLGKTYGGHAIAIVGYDDSKNAVKFINSWGTDWGDQGYGYIDYRWFTRICQGAFVMIDQIETVSDQGKPDSNTPEPTSIASDSNPEAPSSIIASQGSFTDRVLINWEIVPNAVGYEIHRKGPGDSNFGKIGLASTNSFNDDGVQPNLAYRYKIMTLTDSSASDLSQGEVIGFAKTEELKPPPKVLGVKATQGQYDNKIELTWEPGGVSSEYQIFKWNKAQKRYNPIGNSKINSYVDYSAAKKGIVEIYVVSGKLGGKTGEPSDAVTGFTAQPKTPPAKPLGLVASRGSYQNKVELKWQKVSGASKYFVFRYVKSGWIGGGAWEKISETGAEEFIDENLPARFAYYSITAVNSEGKNGPFSSFAYGYTDPNKQRGVKITSPENLKGVLDAKEAKINLTWDKTKEASEYYVFRKKRGESKWTFLGSAGNKNDYVAVVPEKETLFLYSVTSKTDLGGESENSLPVSAVISTAVTAPKKRTFGGDSTLEKFKGPWTAMAWDGNNGVNQVLLEIESQDNINYTVKFNKKKIFEGKYVEESPIIDKDGKFKIEIEKSGDALSVTMKDVSIVSQKSNLSFLKE, from the coding sequence ATGAGAATTTTAAAATATTCTATTCTAACATCGATTCTTTTTTCGCTCGCTCTCAATCCAATCCTTGCGCAATCGTTGATTCGTTCTTTGGGGATGCAACGGGAATCTACCGAACTCCTTTCCTCCTTAAAGGGCACGAATCCATACGGAATTTCCCATAGAGGGCTTGCTTCGAACGTGGACCTTTCTCCTTCCATGCCTCCTGTAGGAAATCAGGGAGAACAAGGCAGTTGTGTCGCTTGGTCCACAGCCTACGCAACTAAAAGTTTCCAAGAATATATCGAAAGAAAAGGTTCCAAGGATTGGTCTCTCAGAACCCCCGAAGGAAATCCAAATTACAGCAAAATATTTTCGCCCGCGTTTATCTACAATCAAATCAACGGAGGAAGAGACAACGGATCTTTGATCTCCGACGCAATGCGTGTGATCGTGGAAATGGGAGCAGCACCTTGGGAAACAATGCCCTATAATTCCGCCGATTACAGAGCCCGCCCTTCTCAAGCAGCAATCGACGCCGCTTCCAAATACAAAGCTAAAGAATTTTTAAGGGTGAAAACGACGGATATAACCGAAGTGAAAGCGCAACTTGCGGAAGGTAAGCCGGTTGTCGCAGGAGTTTTAGTTTATGAGAACTTCTTCAATCTGAAAGGAGATCAAATTTACAAAGAGGGTTTAGGTAAAACTTACGGAGGACACGCGATCGCGATCGTCGGTTACGACGATTCTAAAAATGCCGTAAAATTCATCAATTCTTGGGGAACGGATTGGGGCGACCAAGGTTACGGTTATATAGACTATCGTTGGTTCACTCGAATTTGTCAAGGCGCCTTTGTAATGATCGACCAGATTGAAACCGTCAGCGATCAAGGAAAGCCGGATTCCAACACTCCCGAACCTACTTCGATCGCGAGCGATTCCAATCCAGAAGCACCTTCTTCCATCATCGCTTCTCAAGGAAGTTTTACAGATAGGGTTTTAATCAACTGGGAAATCGTTCCAAACGCAGTTGGATATGAAATTCATAGAAAGGGTCCAGGAGATTCCAATTTCGGAAAGATCGGTTTGGCGAGCACGAACAGCTTTAACGACGACGGAGTTCAACCAAATCTCGCTTATAGATATAAGATTATGACTTTAACGGATTCTTCCGCTTCCGATTTATCGCAAGGAGAGGTGATCGGATTTGCAAAAACGGAAGAGCTAAAGCCTCCTCCCAAGGTTTTGGGGGTGAAAGCGACACAAGGTCAGTACGATAACAAAATCGAACTCACTTGGGAACCGGGAGGCGTTTCTTCCGAATATCAAATCTTTAAATGGAATAAGGCTCAGAAGAGATACAATCCGATCGGGAACTCCAAGATCAACAGTTACGTTGATTATTCCGCAGCAAAAAAAGGTATCGTGGAAATCTATGTGGTTTCCGGAAAGCTTGGCGGAAAAACCGGAGAACCTTCTGATGCAGTGACCGGTTTTACGGCCCAACCTAAGACCCCTCCTGCAAAGCCATTGGGATTAGTTGCTAGCCGAGGTTCTTATCAAAATAAAGTAGAATTGAAATGGCAGAAAGTTTCCGGAGCTTCCAAATATTTCGTGTTTCGATACGTAAAATCCGGTTGGATTGGAGGAGGAGCTTGGGAAAAAATTTCCGAAACGGGAGCAGAAGAATTCATCGATGAAAATCTGCCCGCTCGATTCGCATACTATTCCATAACAGCCGTAAATTCGGAAGGAAAAAACGGCCCGTTCTCAAGTTTTGCCTACGGATATACCGATCCCAACAAACAAAGAGGTGTAAAAATTACTTCTCCTGAAAACCTAAAAGGTGTTTTAGATGCAAAAGAGGCTAAGATAAATCTGACTTGGGATAAGACGAAAGAAGCATCAGAATATTATGTTTTTCGTAAGAAAAGAGGAGAATCAAAATGGACTTTTCTAGGTTCCGCAGGGAACAAAAACGATTACGTGGCCGTTGTCCCGGAGAAGGAAACTTTATTTCTTTATTCTGTGACTTCAAAAACTGATCTCGGAGGAGAAAGTGAAAATTCCCTTCCCGTGTCGGCCGTCATTTCCACCGCAGTTACGGCTCCTAAGAAAAGAACCTTCGGTGGGGATTCCACTTTAGAGAAATTCAAAGGGCCTTGGACTGCAATGGCCTGGGACGGGAATAACGGAGTAAATCAAGTACTTTTGGAAATCGAAAGTCAGGACAATATCAATTACACCGTAAAATTCAATAAAAAGAAAATCTTCGAAGGTAAATACGTGGAAGAATCACCGATTATCGACAAGGACGGAAAATTCAAAATAGAGATCGAAAAATCGGGAGATGCTCTTTCGGTCACGATGAAAGACGTCTCGATCGTAAGTCAAAAATCCAATTTATCCTTCCTAAAAGAATAA
- a CDS encoding MotA/TolQ/ExbB proton channel family protein has protein sequence MTMFLVEYGETFIFIVMLVASIIALAVGTERILIFRRNLRNTDVVLPILTSEIRKGDFGAVKTVASENPTNIYAKFSQFSTENYGAGHEALAELQEGKIIGERVELENHLPILNTLGNNAPFIGLLGTVLGVIKAFYGLGTLGSTGAEFVMRSISTALLATAAGLGVAIPVVMANNYFTRKLKVIQANLEILSKEFLASLSRKK, from the coding sequence ATGACTATGTTTTTAGTTGAGTACGGCGAGACGTTCATTTTTATTGTCATGCTCGTAGCCAGTATTATCGCTCTTGCAGTAGGAACAGAAAGAATTCTAATTTTTCGTAGAAACCTTAGAAATACTGACGTAGTTTTGCCTATCTTAACCTCTGAAATTAGAAAGGGAGATTTTGGGGCCGTAAAGACTGTAGCAAGTGAAAACCCCACAAATATATATGCAAAGTTTTCCCAGTTTTCCACAGAAAATTACGGAGCTGGTCACGAAGCCCTCGCAGAGCTGCAAGAAGGTAAAATCATCGGAGAAAGAGTTGAACTCGAAAACCACCTTCCGATTTTAAACACTTTAGGAAATAACGCACCTTTTATTGGTCTACTGGGAACGGTTCTTGGCGTAATCAAAGCCTTCTATGGGCTGGGAACGTTAGGAAGTACTGGAGCTGAATTCGTAATGAGAAGTATCTCTACAGCTCTTCTTGCAACCGCAGCTGGATTAGGAGTTGCAATTCCGGTCGTAATGGCGAACAACTATTTTACTCGTAAATTAAAGGTCATTCAGGCAAATTTGGAAATTCTTTCAAAAGAGTTTCTTGCAAGTCTTTCCCGTAAGAAATAA
- a CDS encoding LIC_20196 family exoprotein, whose product MNLKAFAWIGLLFFTLPLLSVPTPPTLEHQVKNSDYIALTRITNVREKKISETSISVIATVEILKPWKGGEKLPAKFEIGFMIFPELLGKWLKAAPPEGDYILFLNQKTVKDSKGNESQLITLYEPHPFAFKEYSRETEDKIREIVQSQKGN is encoded by the coding sequence ATGAATTTGAAAGCGTTTGCTTGGATCGGTTTACTATTTTTTACTTTGCCGCTTTTATCGGTACCCACTCCCCCTACTCTTGAACATCAGGTTAAAAATTCCGATTACATAGCTCTCACTCGAATTACAAACGTTCGCGAAAAAAAAATTTCCGAAACTTCGATTTCCGTAATAGCTACAGTTGAAATTCTAAAACCCTGGAAAGGCGGAGAAAAACTTCCCGCCAAGTTTGAAATCGGATTTATGATCTTTCCGGAGCTTTTAGGAAAATGGTTGAAAGCCGCTCCTCCTGAAGGGGATTATATTCTATTTTTAAATCAAAAAACAGTTAAAGATAGCAAAGGAAATGAATCACAATTAATTACACTCTACGAACCCCATCCTTTTGCGTTTAAAGAATATTCCAGAGAAACGGAAGACAAAATCCGAGAAATAGTTCAATCCCAAAAAGGGAATTAA